The Nocardioides sp. S5 genome includes a window with the following:
- a CDS encoding IS481 family transposase has product MTHANAPLTPVGRERLARLIVHDRWPVARAAERFQVSSATASKWAHRYRAGEPMMDRSSRPHYSPTRCSAHLERRIIKLRFCRQWGPHRISYRLKVPRSTVGRVLARYRMPLLAHVDRATGLPVRQPETVRYEASAPGELVHVDIKKLGRIPDGGGWRAFGLGSPQARQAALARKQAARAGAPSSRGYTFLHHAVDSYSRLAYSEQLADERKETAAGFWERARAFFAEAGFEVTVVMTDNGACYRSHAFKAALGDGVKHRRTRPYRPQTNGKVERFNRTLAAEWAYAQAYTSDTARAATYADWIHHYNHHRPHTGIDGLTPAQRIHNLLGNYS; this is encoded by the coding sequence GTGACTCACGCTAATGCCCCGCTGACTCCTGTCGGTCGTGAACGTCTTGCCCGCCTGATCGTCCACGACAGGTGGCCGGTCGCTCGGGCTGCTGAACGGTTCCAGGTCTCGTCGGCGACGGCTTCGAAGTGGGCCCACCGCTACCGCGCTGGCGAACCGATGATGGACAGGTCGTCGCGGCCGCACTACTCGCCCACGAGATGCTCCGCACATCTGGAGCGGCGGATCATCAAGCTGCGGTTCTGCCGGCAGTGGGGACCGCACCGGATCAGCTACCGGTTGAAGGTTCCGCGTTCCACGGTCGGGCGGGTCCTGGCCCGATACCGGATGCCGCTGCTGGCGCACGTCGATCGGGCCACCGGCCTGCCGGTCCGCCAGCCCGAGACGGTCCGCTACGAAGCGTCCGCGCCGGGTGAGCTGGTGCACGTCGACATCAAGAAGCTCGGCCGGATCCCCGACGGTGGTGGTTGGCGCGCTTTCGGTCTCGGCTCGCCTCAGGCACGTCAAGCGGCGTTGGCGCGCAAGCAAGCCGCCCGAGCCGGCGCGCCAAGCTCGCGCGGCTACACGTTCCTGCATCACGCCGTCGATTCCTACTCCCGCCTCGCCTACTCCGAACAGCTGGCCGACGAGCGAAAGGAGACCGCCGCAGGATTTTGGGAACGCGCTCGAGCCTTCTTCGCCGAGGCAGGGTTCGAGGTCACCGTGGTCATGACCGACAACGGCGCCTGCTACCGCTCACACGCCTTCAAAGCCGCCCTCGGCGACGGAGTGAAGCACCGCCGCACCAGGCCTTACCGGCCCCAGACCAACGGCAAAGTCGAACGGTTCAACCGCACCCTGGCCGCCGAGTGGGCCTACGCCCAGGCCTACACCTCAGACACCGCGCGCGCAGCGACCTACGCCGACTGGATCCATCACTACAATCATCACCGTCCCCACACCGGCATCGACGGCCTCACCCCCGCACAACGCATTCACAACCTGCTGGGGAACTACAGCTAG
- a CDS encoding class I adenylate-forming enzyme family protein has protein sequence MRPYADALTARYHEAGVWQDRTWSSYVAEHAANRGDREAIVDQPDKQQLMGRAPMRLSWAEVKRHVDALALGLLDAGVEQGDVVFVQLPNSVEFVLAHLALDRIGAVGTFAPMRQRSSEITYAITKTKATAAICMGEFRGEDFLAMVHGAKDAEGSLLKTVVALGAEDRAEADFALEPMLHGNPSDTAVLDALEVSADEALTLCLTTGTESKPKVVPRTPNSWMVTVRAILRASGHGADSVFSGPFPYANMGGLGVEMYPWIMAGGKFVTHEPFDVDVFLQQITAERVNYIIAVPAIYFAMLSHPELDEKYDISSLNVVGCGGEAPPHTIIEMLDERGITVINEFGATEGWFFFTLPGQPLEERKDLFRVDQLEEFLPMTQFRALDPETGKDAAPGQPGELAVRGPSVFAGYLDADVINERSFTTDGLFCTGDLVTIGADRSLRYVGRLKDMIIRGGQNISPAEVELIIQRHPSVYEVSVIGLSHPERGQEVCAVASLKTGATLSLEELQQFMRDQGVARYKIPEALEIVEELPKGPSGKILKRSLRDRYDTRKLG, from the coding sequence ATGAGGCCGTACGCAGATGCGCTGACCGCGCGGTACCACGAGGCAGGGGTGTGGCAGGACCGCACCTGGAGTTCCTACGTCGCGGAGCACGCCGCGAACCGTGGCGACCGGGAAGCGATCGTCGACCAACCGGACAAGCAGCAACTCATGGGCCGTGCGCCGATGCGACTGTCGTGGGCTGAGGTCAAGCGCCACGTAGACGCGCTCGCGCTGGGCCTTCTCGACGCGGGCGTGGAGCAGGGTGACGTGGTCTTCGTCCAACTGCCCAACAGCGTGGAGTTCGTGCTCGCCCACCTCGCCCTGGACCGAATCGGCGCCGTGGGCACCTTTGCGCCGATGCGGCAGCGTTCCTCGGAGATCACCTATGCCATCACCAAGACGAAGGCCACTGCGGCCATCTGCATGGGTGAGTTCAGGGGCGAGGACTTCCTCGCCATGGTCCACGGCGCCAAAGACGCCGAGGGCTCGTTGCTGAAAACCGTCGTCGCCCTCGGCGCCGAGGATCGGGCCGAGGCCGACTTCGCGCTCGAGCCCATGCTCCACGGGAACCCGAGCGACACAGCGGTGCTGGACGCGCTTGAGGTGTCGGCCGATGAGGCGCTCACACTTTGTCTGACGACCGGGACGGAGAGCAAGCCGAAGGTCGTGCCCCGTACGCCCAACTCCTGGATGGTCACGGTTCGTGCGATTCTGCGTGCCTCGGGACACGGGGCCGACTCGGTCTTCTCCGGTCCCTTCCCCTACGCCAACATGGGCGGTCTGGGTGTCGAGATGTACCCGTGGATCATGGCGGGCGGCAAGTTCGTCACCCACGAGCCTTTCGACGTTGACGTCTTCCTGCAGCAGATCACGGCCGAGCGAGTCAATTACATAATCGCCGTCCCCGCGATCTACTTCGCGATGCTGAGTCACCCCGAGCTCGACGAGAAGTACGACATCTCTTCCCTCAACGTGGTCGGCTGTGGCGGTGAGGCCCCCCCGCACACGATCATCGAGATGCTGGACGAACGCGGCATCACGGTTATCAACGAGTTCGGAGCCACCGAGGGATGGTTCTTCTTCACCCTGCCCGGTCAGCCCCTGGAGGAGCGCAAGGACCTGTTCAGGGTCGACCAGCTCGAGGAGTTCCTACCGATGACCCAGTTCCGGGCGCTCGACCCAGAGACCGGTAAGGACGCGGCCCCGGGTCAGCCGGGCGAGTTGGCGGTCCGCGGACCGTCAGTGTTCGCCGGTTACTTGGACGCCGACGTGATCAACGAACGGTCCTTCACCACCGACGGGCTCTTTTGCACCGGCGACCTCGTGACCATCGGCGCCGACCGGAGCCTGCGGTACGTCGGACGGCTCAAGGACATGATCATCCGCGGCGGGCAGAACATTAGCCCGGCAGAGGTGGAGCTGATCATCCAGCGGCACCCCAGCGTCTACGAGGTCTCGGTCATCGGGCTCTCCCACCCGGAGCGCGGTCAAGAGGTGTGCGCGGTGGCCTCGCTGAAGACCGGCGCCACGCTGTCCTTGGAGGAACTCCAGCAGTTCATGCGTGACCAGGGAGTCGCCCGGTACAAGATCCCCGAGGCGCTGGAGATCGTCGAGGAGCTTCCCAAGGGTCCGAGCGGAAAGATCCTCAAGCGGTCGTTGCGCGACCGCTACGACACCCGAAAGTTGGGATAG
- a CDS encoding AAA family ATPase, with amino-acid sequence MKALMLKRKHAYASLFDGFSQEQEQLEAMYSPLRQMLGEESGTLGKLTFSVKRVVDIEAWAKQGEALLDLRTGEFRGHGELLNEVREKLLPAWESGASAEVAEAMARFRDEHDQHFIQQAKAPRADKQAFRKWADGIASWLNDTAHISIKYGVQYDGVEIEQLSPGTRGIVLLLLYLAVDQADDRPLIVDQPEENLDPKSIFDELVGRFVETRRRRQIIIVTHNANLVVNTDADQVIVADASAHRPGALPEITYTTGGLENPTVRNEVCEILEGGQHAFEERARRLRIRLA; translated from the coding sequence GTGAAGGCACTGATGCTCAAGCGCAAGCACGCCTACGCGTCACTCTTCGACGGCTTTTCCCAGGAACAGGAGCAGCTTGAGGCGATGTATTCGCCTCTCAGGCAGATGCTCGGTGAAGAGTCGGGGACGCTCGGCAAGCTCACGTTCAGCGTCAAGCGAGTGGTCGACATCGAGGCCTGGGCGAAACAGGGCGAAGCCTTGCTAGACCTGCGCACGGGCGAGTTCCGCGGTCACGGTGAGCTGCTCAACGAGGTGCGTGAGAAGCTGTTGCCTGCATGGGAGTCTGGCGCCAGTGCCGAGGTAGCCGAGGCGATGGCGCGTTTCAGGGACGAGCACGACCAGCACTTCATCCAGCAAGCCAAGGCACCGCGAGCGGACAAGCAGGCCTTCCGTAAGTGGGCGGACGGGATTGCGTCGTGGCTCAACGACACCGCGCACATCTCGATCAAGTACGGCGTTCAGTACGACGGCGTGGAGATCGAGCAGCTATCACCGGGCACGCGAGGCATCGTCTTACTGCTGCTCTACCTTGCTGTCGACCAGGCGGACGACCGTCCCCTGATCGTCGACCAGCCCGAAGAGAACTTGGATCCGAAGTCGATCTTCGACGAGCTCGTCGGACGGTTTGTTGAGACCAGACGTCGTCGGCAGATCATCATCGTGACCCACAACGCGAACCTAGTGGTCAACACGGATGCCGATCAGGTGATTGTTGCCGACGCCAGCGCCCACAGACCCGGAGCGCTACCGGAGATTACCTACACCACTGGCGGACTCGAGAATCCGACAGTTCGGAACGAAGTTTGCGAGATCCTCGAAGGTGGCCAGCACGCGTTCGAGGAACGGGCCCGTCGACTGCGGATCCGCTTGGCGTGA
- a CDS encoding IS30 family transposase, producing the protein MPPISLAEPTGRYLSFEEREEIAILHAQDKGVREIARAIGRDPGTVSRELRRNAATRGGKQEYRATVAQWKAQQAAKRPKTAKLLENPKLREYVQDRLAGNVRRPDGTIVTGPTPAPWKGLNKPHRADRRWSLAWSPEQIAQRLKVDFPDDESMRISHEAIYQSLFIEGRGALKRELVTCLRTGRALRQPRARSQNKPGGHVTADVVLSERPAEAEDRAVPGHWEGDLIIGTGRSAIGTIVERSSRSTILVHLPRMEGWGEKPYVKNGPSLGGYGAVAMNAALSASITKLPEQLRKTLTWDRGKELSGHAQFALETGTKVFFADPHSPWQRPSNENTNGLLRQYFPKGTDLSRWSAEDLEAVAHALNNRPRKILGWKTPAEVFDEQLRSLQQPSVASTG; encoded by the coding sequence ATGCCGCCCATTTCGCTGGCCGAGCCCACCGGCCGCTATCTGAGCTTCGAGGAACGTGAGGAGATCGCCATCCTGCACGCCCAGGACAAGGGCGTTCGCGAGATCGCCCGCGCGATCGGGCGTGATCCCGGAACGGTCTCACGCGAGTTGCGCCGCAACGCTGCGACTCGTGGGGGGAAGCAGGAGTACCGGGCCACCGTGGCGCAGTGGAAGGCACAGCAGGCGGCCAAGCGCCCCAAGACCGCGAAGCTGCTCGAGAACCCGAAACTGCGGGAGTACGTCCAAGATCGGCTCGCCGGCAACGTTCGCCGGCCCGACGGCACGATCGTCACTGGCCCCACACCGGCCCCCTGGAAGGGGCTGAACAAGCCGCACCGTGCCGACCGGCGTTGGTCGCTGGCCTGGAGCCCGGAGCAGATCGCACAGCGGTTGAAGGTCGACTTCCCCGATGATGAGTCCATGCGCATCAGCCACGAGGCGATCTACCAGTCGCTGTTCATTGAGGGGCGTGGTGCGCTCAAGCGCGAGCTGGTCACGTGTCTGCGCACCGGACGTGCGCTACGGCAGCCGAGGGCCCGATCGCAGAACAAGCCCGGTGGGCATGTCACGGCCGATGTGGTTCTCAGCGAGCGCCCCGCTGAAGCCGAAGACCGCGCCGTCCCGGGTCACTGGGAGGGCGACCTGATCATCGGCACTGGCCGGTCGGCGATCGGGACGATCGTTGAGCGCAGCAGCCGCTCAACGATCCTGGTCCACCTGCCACGCATGGAGGGCTGGGGCGAGAAGCCCTACGTGAAGAACGGTCCATCGCTCGGCGGCTACGGGGCCGTCGCGATGAACGCGGCGCTGAGTGCGTCGATCACCAAGCTGCCCGAGCAGCTGCGCAAGACCCTGACCTGGGATCGCGGCAAGGAGCTCTCGGGTCACGCGCAGTTCGCGTTGGAGACCGGCACGAAGGTGTTCTTCGCCGACCCCCACTCGCCGTGGCAGCGGCCGAGCAACGAGAACACCAACGGCCTGCTGCGCCAGTACTTCCCCAAAGGCACGGACCTGTCGCGTTGGTCCGCCGAGGACCTCGAGGCCGTCGCTCACGCGCTCAACAACCGGCCCCGCAAGATCCTTGGGTGGAAGACACCTGCCGAGGTGTTCGATGAGCAACTACGCTCGCTTCAACAACCCAGTGTTGCATCGACTGGTTGA
- a CDS encoding acyl-CoA dehydrogenase family protein yields MSLLESDEQNSIRESVRAIAGPYDHAWYVDRARNGRKVDELWKAIGEAGFIGVNLPEEYGGGGMGIEELAIVAEELAALGSPLLMMIVSPAICGSVIARFGSADQKERWLPGLATGDIKMAFAITEPDAGSNSHLISTAARRDGDEWVLNGKKYYCSGVDEADAVLVVVRTSMDDSSGRARLSLFIVPTDSPGLSMTVIPVEVVAPEKQFTLYFDDLRLGEDALLGEVDNGLRQIFFGLNPERIMSAATSNGIGRFALERGARYARERSVWGGTPIGAHQGISHPLAEAHMHVELARLMTRQAAWLYDHQHPAGEASNIAKFAAADAAIEALDRAIQTHGGNGMATEYGLADAWGFARVLKIAPVSREMVLNFIAQHSLGLPRSY; encoded by the coding sequence GTGTCGCTACTGGAATCGGACGAGCAGAACTCGATCCGTGAGTCAGTCAGGGCCATTGCCGGGCCCTACGATCACGCGTGGTACGTCGATCGCGCCCGCAACGGGCGGAAGGTTGACGAGTTGTGGAAGGCGATCGGCGAAGCCGGCTTTATCGGTGTCAACCTGCCCGAGGAGTACGGCGGCGGCGGGATGGGCATCGAGGAGCTCGCGATCGTGGCCGAGGAGCTGGCGGCCCTGGGGTCGCCGCTGTTGATGATGATCGTGTCGCCGGCTATCTGCGGATCGGTGATCGCTCGATTCGGTTCGGCCGACCAGAAGGAGCGCTGGCTGCCGGGCTTGGCCACCGGCGACATCAAAATGGCCTTTGCGATCACCGAGCCCGACGCCGGGTCGAACAGCCATCTGATCTCCACCGCCGCCCGGCGCGACGGGGACGAGTGGGTGCTGAACGGGAAGAAGTACTACTGCTCGGGGGTCGACGAGGCTGATGCGGTGCTCGTGGTGGTGAGGACCTCGATGGACGACTCCAGCGGCCGCGCGAGGCTCTCGCTGTTCATCGTCCCCACGGACAGCCCGGGGCTGAGCATGACGGTCATCCCTGTCGAGGTGGTGGCCCCCGAGAAGCAGTTCACCTTGTACTTCGACGACCTCCGCCTCGGCGAGGACGCCCTGCTGGGCGAGGTGGACAACGGCCTGCGCCAGATCTTCTTCGGTCTCAACCCCGAACGGATCATGAGCGCCGCCACATCCAACGGTATCGGGCGGTTCGCTCTTGAGCGGGGCGCGCGCTACGCCCGCGAGCGTTCGGTCTGGGGTGGCACCCCGATTGGCGCCCACCAGGGCATCAGCCACCCGCTGGCTGAGGCTCACATGCACGTTGAGCTGGCCCGACTGATGACCCGCCAGGCGGCCTGGCTCTACGACCACCAGCACCCCGCCGGTGAGGCGTCGAACATTGCCAAGTTCGCGGCCGCCGACGCTGCGATCGAGGCACTGGATCGGGCCATCCAGACCCACGGCGGCAACGGCATGGCGACCGAGTACGGGCTTGCTGATGCATGGGGCTTCGCTCGTGTTCTCAAGATCGCGCCCGTCTCTCGCGAGATGGTGCTCAACTTCATCGCCCAGCATTCGCTTGGGCTGCCACGCAGCTACTGA
- a CDS encoding IS1380 family transposase yields MKLSHTSRATSAVFDDPNLVSAGGLVPVLALAESAGLRDLADQHLTVPGDKGANAGLKVASLVGGMVAGADSIDDMALLRHGGMGRVFARAYAPSTLGSFLRAFTFGHVRQLDAIASRFLIALAGLTELLRPSAEVSPDADASADYALLDVDDTIIEVHGHAKQGAGFGYSGVRGLNALLATLTIAGAVPVIVAQRLRKGSTGSPRGAKRLVGDAVRTARRLLDKSHPVLVRMDSAFYGRGPVHAALKGGAAVSVTVRMDKRVKAAIATIDDDAWTTIEYTDAVFDEASGRWVSRAEVAEIGFTAFAAQKKTDHVPGRLVVRRIPDFNAEKNKAAGQDTLFDTWRFHAFFTTTDADVLDTVAADAIHRHHAVIEQVHADLKHAALAHLPSGVFTANAAWLVLAVMAFNLTRAAASLTDPQIAKATTATIRRKLITVPARVATSARRVTLHLPQAWPWETAWTALFDRVSDPPPALAA; encoded by the coding sequence GTGAAACTCTCTCACACGTCGCGGGCGACGTCGGCGGTCTTCGATGATCCGAATCTCGTGTCGGCCGGTGGTCTGGTTCCGGTGCTCGCGTTGGCCGAGTCCGCTGGGCTGCGTGATCTGGCGGATCAGCACTTGACGGTGCCGGGCGACAAGGGCGCGAACGCCGGGTTGAAGGTCGCCTCGCTGGTCGGTGGGATGGTCGCTGGTGCCGATTCGATCGATGACATGGCGCTGTTGCGTCACGGCGGCATGGGGAGGGTATTCGCCCGCGCCTACGCGCCTTCGACGTTGGGTTCCTTCCTGCGGGCGTTCACCTTCGGGCACGTGCGTCAGCTCGACGCGATCGCGTCGAGGTTCCTCATCGCGCTGGCAGGACTCACCGAGCTGTTGCGTCCGTCAGCCGAGGTGAGCCCGGATGCAGACGCGAGTGCTGACTACGCGTTGCTCGATGTCGACGACACGATCATCGAGGTCCATGGCCACGCCAAGCAGGGCGCCGGGTTCGGCTACTCAGGTGTCCGTGGCCTCAACGCCCTGCTCGCCACCCTCACCATCGCCGGCGCCGTCCCGGTGATCGTGGCCCAACGGCTCCGCAAGGGCTCGACTGGGTCACCACGCGGTGCGAAGCGACTGGTCGGCGATGCGGTGCGGACCGCCCGACGACTGCTCGACAAGTCCCACCCGGTCCTAGTGCGGATGGATTCGGCGTTCTACGGCCGCGGACCAGTTCACGCCGCCCTCAAGGGTGGGGCCGCGGTGTCGGTGACCGTGCGGATGGACAAGCGGGTCAAGGCCGCCATCGCCACCATCGACGACGATGCGTGGACCACCATCGAGTACACCGATGCCGTCTTCGACGAAGCCAGTGGCCGGTGGGTCTCACGGGCCGAGGTCGCCGAGATCGGTTTCACCGCGTTTGCCGCCCAGAAGAAGACCGACCACGTGCCGGGCCGGCTGGTGGTCCGGCGGATCCCGGACTTCAACGCCGAGAAGAACAAGGCAGCCGGCCAAGACACCCTGTTTGACACCTGGCGGTTCCATGCGTTCTTCACCACCACCGACGCCGACGTGCTCGACACCGTCGCCGCCGATGCGATCCACCGCCATCACGCGGTCATCGAGCAGGTCCACGCTGACCTCAAACACGCAGCGTTGGCGCACCTGCCGTCCGGGGTGTTCACTGCCAACGCGGCCTGGTTGGTGCTCGCCGTGATGGCGTTCAACCTCACCCGAGCCGCCGCCAGCCTCACCGACCCGCAGATCGCGAAGGCCACCACCGCCACGATCCGTCGCAAGCTGATCACCGTGCCAGCACGGGTCGCGACCTCAGCACGACGGGTCACTCTGCATCTGCCACAAGCCTGGCCCTGGGAGACCGCCTGGACTGCCTTGTTTGACCGAGTCAGCGACCCGCCACCCGCCCTCGCGGCCTGA
- a CDS encoding AAA family ATPase, whose translation MRLISARVRGAGRLLDTTIKLDQKLVAIVGPNEAGKTTLLKALAYVEASEALPPAQRSRASAGVADSTPVVSLRYRVSDEDRKELEDLGLEEAPTEFFVSRRADGDGPNFTVKPAPRKSEAALKQLAVELSEALAVTIVLEPLPIDVNEDEEAPEPPDGAPLLGELRLLQQDLDTYLAAPVGERDPIDNLRERADEDIEALKAFTGTDVLQRLLSSLGAWIDREDPAETTKKELWKLTPDVVMFTEADRTLASTYTLDDALLGDVPAALANLARLADLDLNALTQAVQTGQVSRRDTIKNKANITLANYFKNAWQQSDLKVELNVENKLLRIGLVEDGVHASVFDERSAGLRMFVALTSFLAARDTGRATILLIDEAETHLHIDAQADLVQMFAKQDKADKIIYTTHSPGCLPADLGVGIRAVVPDSEETSHVENSFWRQEGGGFTSLMFAMGASAAAFTPARCAVIAEGATDMILLPTLMRAATGQDSLPYQVAPGLSEMPKDSYPDLDFQAAKVAFLVDGDGGGQRLAETIGRAIPDDRVVTLDVHGIENTLDPDLYRDTFTAQLRDLNATVTIGDPPTLPDATAGPWSTTLDTWAASQGWRAPTKQEIANHLIELDEVVLSPHGLLALKQAHAALLAALGITS comes from the coding sequence ATGAGACTCATCTCCGCACGAGTCCGCGGCGCCGGCCGACTCCTCGATACAACGATCAAGCTCGACCAGAAGCTCGTCGCGATCGTTGGACCAAACGAAGCAGGCAAGACGACGCTCCTCAAAGCACTTGCCTACGTGGAGGCATCCGAAGCTCTTCCTCCGGCACAGCGGTCGCGCGCATCGGCGGGTGTCGCCGACTCCACTCCAGTCGTCAGCTTGCGCTACCGCGTCAGCGACGAGGACCGCAAGGAGCTGGAAGATCTCGGACTCGAGGAAGCTCCAACCGAGTTCTTCGTCAGCCGTCGCGCCGACGGCGACGGCCCCAACTTCACGGTCAAGCCCGCGCCTCGCAAGTCCGAGGCGGCACTGAAGCAACTGGCAGTCGAACTGAGCGAGGCTCTGGCAGTGACCATCGTCCTAGAGCCACTTCCCATCGACGTGAACGAGGACGAAGAAGCACCCGAACCGCCCGATGGCGCACCGCTGCTCGGCGAGCTTCGCCTGCTACAGCAAGACCTCGATACCTACCTCGCCGCCCCGGTCGGTGAACGAGATCCGATCGACAACTTGCGCGAACGCGCCGATGAGGACATCGAAGCACTGAAGGCATTCACCGGCACCGACGTCCTGCAGCGGCTGCTCTCATCACTCGGGGCGTGGATCGATCGTGAGGACCCCGCGGAGACGACCAAGAAGGAACTCTGGAAGCTCACCCCCGACGTGGTGATGTTCACCGAGGCCGACCGCACGCTGGCCTCTACTTACACCCTCGATGATGCCCTGCTTGGCGACGTGCCAGCAGCGCTCGCGAACCTGGCTCGGCTGGCCGACCTTGACCTGAATGCCCTAACCCAGGCGGTGCAGACCGGCCAGGTATCTCGACGAGACACCATCAAGAACAAGGCGAACATCACGCTCGCCAACTACTTCAAGAACGCGTGGCAGCAGTCCGACCTAAAGGTCGAGCTGAACGTTGAGAACAAGCTTCTCCGGATCGGTCTCGTCGAAGATGGCGTACACGCATCAGTCTTCGACGAACGAAGCGCCGGGCTCCGGATGTTCGTCGCTTTGACCTCCTTCCTCGCTGCGCGAGACACCGGACGTGCGACGATCCTCTTGATCGACGAGGCCGAGACCCACCTTCACATTGACGCTCAGGCCGACCTCGTGCAGATGTTCGCCAAACAGGACAAAGCCGACAAGATCATCTACACCACTCACTCGCCGGGCTGCCTGCCCGCCGATCTTGGTGTCGGTATCCGCGCCGTCGTGCCCGACAGTGAGGAGACGAGCCACGTAGAGAACAGCTTCTGGCGGCAAGAGGGCGGCGGATTCACCTCCCTGATGTTCGCGATGGGAGCTTCGGCCGCAGCGTTTACGCCGGCACGTTGCGCGGTCATCGCGGAAGGTGCCACCGACATGATCTTGCTCCCGACCTTGATGCGCGCTGCTACTGGACAAGACAGCCTGCCGTACCAGGTGGCACCCGGCCTCTCGGAGATGCCCAAGGACTCCTACCCGGACCTGGACTTCCAGGCGGCCAAGGTCGCGTTCCTCGTCGACGGTGACGGCGGCGGACAAAGGCTTGCCGAGACCATCGGTCGCGCCATACCTGACGACCGGGTCGTCACCCTCGACGTCCACGGCATTGAGAACACCCTGGACCCAGACCTCTACCGGGACACTTTTACCGCGCAGCTCCGCGATCTCAACGCCACCGTCACCATCGGCGACCCACCAACTCTGCCCGATGCGACGGCTGGACCGTGGTCTACGACTCTGGACACCTGGGCTGCCAGCCAGGGATGGCGGGCGCCAACGAAGCAGGAGATCGCGAACCACCTCATTGAACTCGACGAGGTGGTGCTGAGCCCGCACGGCCTCCTCGCGCTGAAACAGGCCCATGCTGCGCTGCTCGCCGCATTGGGGATCACATCGTGA